From Camelina sativa cultivar DH55 chromosome 7, Cs, whole genome shotgun sequence, one genomic window encodes:
- the LOC104702190 gene encoding myb-related protein 306-like isoform X1 produces MGRPPCCEKIEVKKGPWTPEEDIILVSYIQQHGPGNWRSVPTNTGLLRCSKSCRLRWTNYLRPGIRRGNFTQSEEKMIIHLQALLGNRWAAIASYLPQRTDNDIKNFWNTHLKKKLVTMKLRNGINEDKTNMAATDTASCNNNNNRCNHNKRTTNKGQWEKKLQTDINMAKQALFQALSLDQPSSSIPLDPESPKPHHHSATTTYASNTENISKLLQNWKSSPSSRPNTSSRSINKSSSTGEEGVFDHHSLFSSNSESGSVDEKLNLMSETSMFQGESKPTIDLEATTDSQGSLSLIEKWLFDDQGLVQCEDNNQENIIDVSLEGKNNDDSSPDLF; encoded by the exons ATGGGTAGACCACCTTGCTGTGAAAAGATCGAGGTGAAGAAAGGACCATGGACTCCCGAAGAAGACATAATCTTGGTCTCTTATATCCAACAACACGGCCCTGGAAACTGGAGATCTGTTCCAACAAACACTG GTTTGCTAAGGTGTAGCAAGAGTTGTAGACTCAGATGGACTAATTATCTTCGTCCTGGGATCAGACGAGGCAATTTCACTCAATCTGAAGAGAAGATGATCATCCACCTCCAAGCTCTTTTGGGTAATAG ATGGGCAGCTATAGCATCATATCTACCTCAGAGGACCGACAATGATATCAAGAACTTTTGGAACACtcatttaaaaaagaaactcGTGACTATGAAGCTTCGAAACGGCATCAACGAAGACAAAACCAATATGGCGGCGACAGATACTGCATCTtgtaataacaacaacaatagatgTAATCACAACAAAAGGACAACCAACAAAGGGCAATGGGAGAAAAAGCTTCAAACAGACATCAACATGGCCAAACAAGCCTTATTCCAAGCCTTATCACTTGACCAACCATCTTCATCGATCCCTCTCGATCCGGAATCACCAAAACCTCATCATCATTCTGCCACCACTACTTATGCCTCAAATACAGAGAATATCTCTAAGTTACTTCAGAACTGGAAAAGCTCACCATCTTCAAGGCCCAACACTTCATCACGATCCATCAACAAGAGCTCAAGCACCGGTGAAGAAGGAGTTTTTGATCATCACTCTTTGTTCTCATCGAACTCAGAATCTGGATCAGTTGATGAGAAGCTGAATTTGATGTCGGAGACAAGCATGTTCCAAGGTGAGAGCAAGCCAACCATAGACCTTGAAGCTACTACTGATAGTCAAGGCTCGTTGTCTTTGATCGAGAAATGGTTGTTTGATGATCAAGGCTTGGTCCAGTGTGAAGAtaataatcaagaaaatatcattGATGTGTCGTTAGAGGGTAAAAATAATGATGACAGCAGTCCAGATTTATTCTAA
- the LOC104702190 gene encoding myb-related protein 306-like isoform X2, producing the protein MGRPPCCEKIEVKKGPWTPEEDIILVSYIQQHGPGNWRSVPTNTGLLRCSKSCRLRWTNYLRPGIRRGNFTQSEEKMIIHLQALLGNRWAAIASYLPQRTDNDIKNFWNTHLKKKLVTMKLRNGINEDKTNMAATDTASCNNNNNRCNHNKRTTNKGQWEKKLQTDINMAKQALFQALSLDQPSSSIPLDPESPKPHHHSATTTYASNTENISKLLQNWKSSPSSRPNTSSRSINKSSSTGEEGVFDHHSLFSSNSESGSVDEKLNLMSETSMFQGESKPTIDLEATTDSQGSLSLIEKWLFDDQGLVQCEDNNQENIIDVSLEGKNNDDSSPDLF; encoded by the exons ATGGGTAGACCACCTTGCTGTGAAAAGATCGAGGTGAAGAAAGGACCATGGACTCCCGAAGAAGACATAATCTTGGTCTCTTATATCCAACAACACGGCCCTGGAAACTGGAGATCTGTTCCAACAAACACTG GTTTGCTAAGGTGTAGCAAGAGTTGTAGACTCAGATGGACTAATTATCTTCGTCCTGGGATCAGACGAGGCAATTTCACTCAATCTGAAGAGAAGATGATCATCCACCTCCAAGCTCTTTTGGGTAATAG ATGGGCAGCTATAGCATCATATCTACCTCAGAGGACCGACAATGATATCAAGAACTTTTGGAACACtcatttaaaaaagaaactcGTGACTATGAAGCTTCGAAACGGCATCAACGAAGACAAAACCAATATGGCGGCGACAGATACTGCATCTtgtaataacaacaacaatagatgTAATCACAACAAAAGGACAACCAACAAAGGGCAATGGGAGAAAAAGCTTCAAACAGACATCAACATGGCCAAACAAGCCTTATTCCAAGCCTTATCACTTGACCAACCATCTTCATCGATCCCTCTCGATCCGGAATCACCAAAACCTCATCATCATTCTGCCACCACTACTTATGCCTCAA ATACAGAGAATATCTCTAAGTTACTTCAGAACTGGAAAAGCTCACCATCTTCAAGGCCCAACACTTCATCACGATCCATCAACAAGAGCTCAAGCACCGGTGAAGAAGGAGTTTTTGATCATCACTCTTTGTTCTCATCGAACTCAGAATCTGGATCAGTTGATGAGAAGCTGAATTTGATGTCGGAGACAAGCATGTTCCAAGGTGAGAGCAAGCCAACCATAGACCTTGAAGCTACTACTGATAGTCAAGGCTCGTTGTCTTTGATCGAGAAATGGTTGTTTGATGATCAAGGCTTGGTCCAGTGTGAAGAtaataatcaagaaaatatcattGATGTGTCGTTAGAGGGTAAAAATAATGATGACAGCAGTCCAGATTTATTCTAA
- the LOC104702191 gene encoding myb-related protein 306-like has translation MGRPPCCEKIEVKKGPWTPEEDIILVSYVQQHGPGNWRSVPTNTGLLRCSKSCRLRWTNYLRPGIRRGNFTQSEEKMIIHLQALLGNRWAAIASYLPQRTDNDIKNFWNTHLKKKLVTMKLRNGINEDKTNMAATDTASCNNNNNNRCNHNKRTTNKGQWEKKLQTDINMAKQALFKALSLDQPSSLIPLDPESPKPHHQSSTTTYASNTENISKLLQKWTSSSSSRPNTSSRSINKSSSSTGEEGVFDHHSLFSSNSESGSVDEKLNLMSETSMLQGESKPTIDLEATTDSQGSLSLIEKWLFDDQGLVQCEDNNNQENIIDVSLEG, from the exons ATGGGTAGACCACCTTGCTGTGAAAAGATCGAGGTGAAGAAAGGACCATGGACTCCCGAAGAAGACATAATCTTGGTCTCTTATGTCCAACAACACGGCCCTGGAAACTGGAGATCTGTTCCAACAAACACTG GTTTGCTAAGGTGTAGCAAGAGTTGTAGACTCAGATGGACTAATTATCTTCGTCCTGGGATCAGACGAGGAAATTTCACTCAATCTGAAGAGAAGATGATCATCCACCTCCAAGCTCTTTTGGGTAATAG ATGGGCAGCTATAGCATCATATCTACCTCAGAGAACCGACAATGATATCAAGAACTTTTGGAACACtcatttaaaaaagaaactcGTGACGATGAAGCTTCGAAACGGCATCAACGAAGACAAAACCAATATGGCGGCGACAGATACTGCATCTtgtaataacaacaacaacaatagatgTAATCACAACAAAAGGACCACCAACAAAGGGCAGTGGGAGAAAAAGCTTCAAACAGACATCAACATGGCCAAACAAGCCTTATTCAAAGCCTTATCACTTGACCAACCATCTTCATTGATCCCTCTCGATCCGGAATCACCAAAACCTCATCATCAATCTTCCACCACTACTTATGCCTCAAATACAGAGAATATCTCTAAGTTACTTCAGAAATGGACAAGCTCATCATCTTCAAGGCCCAACACATCATCACGTTCCATCAACAAGAGCTCAAGCAGTACCGGTGAAGAAGGAGTTTTTGATCATCACTCTTTGTTCTCATCGAACTCAGAATCTGGATCAGTTGATGAGAAGCTGAATTTGATGTCGGAGACAAGCATGTTGCAAGGTGAGAGCAAGCCAACCATAGACCTTGAAGCTACTACTGATAGTCAAGGGTCGTTGTCTTTGATCGAGAAATGGTTGTTTGATGATCAAGGCTTGGTCCAGTGTgaagataataataatcaagaaaatatcatCGATGTGTCGTTAGAGGGGTAA
- the LOC104702193 gene encoding mini zinc finger protein 1, whose product MKKRQMVIKQRSRNSNTSSSWTTTSSSSSSSAISNVRYVECQKNHAANIGGYAVDGCREFMAAGVEGTVDALRCAACGCHRNFHRKEVDTEVVCEYSPPNA is encoded by the coding sequence ATGAAGAAAAGACAGATGGTAATCAAGCAGAGATCAAGAAACTCCAACACATCTTCCTCTTGGactactacttcttcttcttcctcttcgtcggCCATCAGTAACGTCCGTTACGTGGAGTGCCAGAAGAATCACGCTGCTAACATCGGAGGTTACGCCGTCGACGGTTGCCGTGAGTTCATGGCCGCCGGAGTTGAAGGAACCGTAGATGCTTTGAGATGCGCCGCTTGTGGTTGTCACCGGAATTTTCACCGGAAGGAAGTTGATACGGAGGTTGTTTGTGAGTATTCTCCACCTAAcgcttga
- the LOC104702194 gene encoding gibberellin-regulated protein 6, which yields MAKLITSLLCLTIIFSFIFLTTSKEAKYHPEKYGPGSLKSYQCGGECTRRCSNTKYHKPCMFFCQKCCAKCLCVPPGTYGNKQVCPCYNNWKTQQGGPKCP from the exons ATGGCTAAACTCATAACTTCTCTTCTCTGTCTCACAATTatcttctctttcatttttctcaCGACGTCAAAAGAAGCTAAGTACCATCCAGAAAAG TATGGACCCGGAAGTCTGAAATCATACC AATGTGGAGGAGAATGCACGAGGAGGTGTAGCAACACAAAGTATCATAAGCCATGCATGTTCTTCTGCCAAAAGTGTTGTGCTAAATGTCTCTGTGTCCCTCCAGGCACGTACGGCAACAAACAAGTGTGTCCTTGTTACAACAACTGGAAGACTCAACAAGGTGGACCAAAATGTCCGTAA